AAAGTGAGCGTTGACTAACCACTTGTGTCTCCTCTATGTTTGActcatttttgtttacatCAGTATGGCCCACGGAGCAACCCCTTCGGCACAGCGGCAGCGCAGTGGTTGCACACCTCTAGCTCTATAACAGCACTTTCCACTTCATAGGAAACCTGCGTCTCGTGCTCCCCTCCCATGTAGATTGTGTTGCCTTCCGTACCGTGTTAACACCTCATTCCCAGTTAAATCACGCTCCAATAAACACTTACCACTGCGTAGACATGCGCAGAGAGGTCATGCGCATGGTTCACCCACCCATCCGCCTGGCCATAGTAGCAACTAGAACACAAGTGAATGCCCGCACCTGATTTCCGCATGATTACACAGTGAACAACAAATTTGTAGGGGCGGCGCATTGCCAGTAGTTTTTCCATAATTCCATCGCAAATGTGTTGAATCCATCCGTGTGCTTTGATATGGTCGTAGCGCTGCGCGTCATCTTCGCCACCCTCGTCATCAAAGCAAGGGCTAAGGACCTGCAGGATAATGTTCTTCACATCATTAGCGGGAACACCGTTAATGTCGACGGCAGCATCCGGCGCCGACCCGGTTCCTGCTGCAGTGTCTTCCTCCTCGCTGTCATGATCTTCCTGTGCACCAGCTGGTGGTCCCGTAGCAGCTGCCGGAGCCGCTGAGGACCCCATCGCTTCCTTCTCGGCGTTGGAACTAGATCCCGCCTCCTGCCCTGACACCGTTTCGGGTGAGTCGTCAGCGGCAACTGGTGCGggtgcggtgtcagaccccGGGCTTTTAGGCCCCTCCTGAGGCGTCTCATCAGACATACGAAATACCCTCTAAGGGCACAAAGGAGCAGAACTTTACACAACCGGAAAGAGGTGGAGGGTAAATAATGCGGAACAAGTGCGGTTCACAAGCCGTTAGCTGcagaagaaataaaggaaacaaataaatgcgGAAAGAGAATGCCATAAAGTCTCGACTTCTCGCTGTCGGTATCCAAAgttatataaagaaaaaggaacacaTTTGCAGTTCCGGTAGGTGTTGCAATATAAGGAGAGACATAACAACACGATCTATGTTAACGGAGGAACGATCACACGAGGCTGCGCAATCGCGCCACCTCCTTGGTATCCAAACCGAGGGTTTCGCTGCAGTACTCTGAGCGATGTAACACCTCCTGAAGAAACTCTCGAAGTCTGGCTGGGCTACCCCTCAACGAAACTGCCGTCGAGCCATCTCGACCGCCGACACGAACAATTCGCCAACGGTTAAGCAACCCGACAGCTGCGGTGAATGCTGCACGGTCaagtgcagcagcagcatgtGTTCCCATGGACGAGGCAACATCCTCCAGCAAGTCAACGACGGTACGCACTACACCAGCTTCATGGCGGAGGTATACGTACGTAAGAAGTAAAAACATTTCCCGGGTACAGTAACCCAGTTCAACGAGTTTGCATTCGGAAAGCATATCATCAACTAAAAGCGCGTAATTCCTGAGAGGTTTCACCGACCCTGCGCTTTTCCGATTCGCATTGGTAAATTCACCACGCCACAATGACTTCACTGCCTCTGGCGCAACACTAAAGACGGCACTACGGATATTTTGCGCAACTTTCAGTTTCGCCGAAGTTCTCTCAAACCACGACAAAAGTTTACCACAACTGGCACTGCTAAGGAGAGGAATTTCCCCTGAACACACTTCCCCAAAGACAGCAGAAACGGCAGTCATTACTCTTCCCGCCGTCGCACCAACGCTTCTCAGTTGCCCAGATAGCACCATGATACGCTGAGCGAAATGAACGTCACTCACAGATTGTTGCGGAGAACGTGCAACAGCAGACAACTCTGTGAGAACATATCCGGACATCTCAAGCATGGCTGTTTCCAGCAACATCACCTCCGGTGGAGTTAGGTAACCGTTGACTTCTCCTTCCGGGCTCTGATCCTGCGCTACGCCTGCGCTTACGGCATCAAAACGCCACCCGGTAAACGAATGTGAAGTGGTGCACCCTGAAGCACCCGAATCAGTCACAGATCTCACTTTTTTCAATCTTCCTCTCTTCGTATTTCTTGCCTTCACAGTATTCACCTTCAGTTCAAGTCGCTCTTTCACTTCCACTAGACACGCACGGGCGACGCAACTAACGCTCCATGGAAGCAAGGGGATACAACGTGCCTCACACGTTAGTCTACTTGACAAGCGCTTCTCGAGCTGCCGAATGTCTGGTGTTGACGATGTCATCACAAGAGACATTCCTCCCCCTTGACCATCACTTTCGTGCATAAGGCCAGAAAGCACATAGAGCAGTTGATCGCACCATACTCCAAAACGCTCAACGCGACGAATGCAAACAATGAGATTGGTTCCGTGTGTTCTCATTAGCAGAAGGGCACGCTGAAGTGCTGCGAGAGCACTCGACGCCCCTCCCATGGCGTAGGCGGTCGTCGACGTCACATGAAATGAATCATCATCTTCACTTGCACTTCCATCATCAAGCAACTCATCGGGCACAGCTAACCGTGATCTCTTTCGGCCAACTTTACCATCTTTTTCATGTCCGCTTACCTTTAAATCCTTCGTAACACAGGAGCCTTGTTTCGTACGCGAGGGGCATTCGGCGTCAGTCTGCACAGCTCCTTCAGATATTTTGTCCAGCGCCATCAACTTGCCAAAGCCAAACAAACTTCCAAAATCAAACGTGCCCTTACTGAAAGAAGTATCAGCAGACCGTAAGCTTTTTGAGTTTGAGCTCCTCAAGAAAGTGAGCATCTGTTGCCCAATAGATCGAAGGGCGTCTTCGTCGCTATTAAGAACGTCACCGTCTAGGTACAAAACAAACGTATTGTTTCCCTCCATACAGTCTTGAGCAAGCAATCTTAGCAGACGGTGCGCGCCACAGCCCCGTGGCCCCCACAACATGTGACACGAGCGGTGGCCAAGGGCACATGAGGCCGCTACGGCACTACGTACGGAACGATATACAGCAAGATGCATGCCAAGTTCGTCACGTCGTCCCGAAGGATCTTCTGCGGCATCACGTGTTGCCACACCATGGCGCTGTGGACTACGGCCACGCCTCGCAACCTCAAGAAAAGACTTACTCGTACTCGCTGTCAGCTGGGCAAGAACACGGCAGCACTGCACGGCTAATTGATGTTGCACCGTGGAAAGAAATGACCTCGTAAAACTACAACACTCACCCCCACCACTTTCACACAATACTCCCTTCATGGAAAAAGAGTTTGGTAATTTTCCACCTAATTCATCAAAGAAATAATGAAATGAGAATTATCACATTTCACATTAACACAATCCCGtagataaacaaaaaagagagaaaataaagtaaaacacGAGCAACTTTAACGGCTAAACCGAAACCCAGTGGCTGTCATTCACCACCGCTCAACGCAAAATGCACCCTTCCCGACTTACGGTAGACGGCAAATAAAGTATCAGCAATATCATATGAATTAGAACAGTGCCCCAGGTAGATATTGCACCATGCCTCGTCCGTGTGGCAACTTAAAGTGCGACACGCAGCGGGCATATTAACAACCGAGCATTAACATAACCATAGCACATGTGTACTTCAATATTCAGttaaacaacaaacacctGGTGGCACAATAAGGAATATCACAGGGAAGAAActagaagaaaggagaatagACGGTGTGTACACAAGGCACCGACATACTCGCCTCGCCTCTTGGAAAGCCACCACCCACAACGCACCACCAAAAAGGCATGCCGTGGCTACGGGCCTCCTCAGAAATAGAAGGTAACACTGAAGAAACAGCAATGGGGGAAATTACTGCAGGTACGTGTCAGTCAAGTACAGCACTCTCGCTGAAAGCGTTGGTATCAATCAGCACTAAGTTGTCACTCAGTCGCGCACTACAACTTCTGTCCTCATACACAGCCATGCAGCAGAACATCTCCGCCACATGTATCACCCCACAATGCATGCAAAGCACGGTGTGGGGCGGTTGTATGGGCGTCGATACAGCAACAGTGAATAAAGATGCAGCGTAAACACACATAGCAGGAAGGAGTTAGGGACGGTAAATGCCGGTACAATCAACACCGCTGCTCAACATTTGTACACATTCAAGAGTCCTCATTGGGTGTGTCGGTCCGCCTGTCGTTAGACAGTTTCTCATCGTCGCAGCGGTGTCGTGCCCATAACATGTCACATTTCGCATAGTCCAATGATCCAAGAGtcaaaagagaagggaaaaaagagtaacgaggggaagaagggaggaatCAGATAGATTGGTAAACGCAAAGTTGGTTTCTCGCTCATGATGGGTCGTCAGTGCGCACTACAACTGCAGTCACATCACGCAGAGTAAACGGTATTGGAATATCTCCGCCTCCTGAAATCGCCCCACAACGATTTCTGCACATGTGAGGCGTTAGACAGAGACGTTGCGCTGGATATCAGTGTAAAATAAGGACCATGTTGGCACGAAAAAGACAAGACAATGCAGTTGTCATGACATCTTTTCACTGATGCATCCCCTATTCGCATAACTGTTACGTAAACATAATCACACATTACTCATAACACAAGTTGCTAGGACAAGCGACTTCACTACACGGTGTTGCTACGGAAACATACCTCACTGTGCTAACATACACTGCATCAGAATGCGATTACATGCATCTCAGCGTCACCTGGAAATCTGGGATACAATCGCATCATACACTTGTCTAGTTTCGTAAGCAATGAGTTCTTGGTCACATACCACAGGTAATGTACTCTCTCAAATGAAAATATTGTGATGAGCACCGCTCGAGTATTCTGCAATGATTCCGTTTGTCGACTCACAATGTGAcgatggaaaagaatgagGATATCAAGTTATTGCATTTTAGGTTTTCATGTCAACTAGAAAATCAGAGAGCCGACACCACATCCCCTCAGTATCTTTACGCAACTAGCTCCGTATCCATTGCCTTCACCGCCGGAATGCAATATTCAAATGAAAGCAGAACAATACCAATATCCCACGCGTCGTCACAGGGCCCCAAGTTGTTTTCGTGTATAAACGGTAATTCACATTTTTGGTTCGGTATTTGTGAGGTGCGCTTGGAACGGCTCCGTCCAACTTCAATTAATCCCTCACAAACGCCAGGCTGTAGGTGAGAAGGTCCCGTTGCCATTTCACCACTGTTGAGTGAATAAGGTGTACGGTTAGTTTCTACAACATGTGGCATGTGTTGGTCCTCATTTCCGGGGATGCATAACGTTGCAGGGGAATCTTTTGCGTCTGCAAGTGGCGACAGTGCCTCACAATAGGGGAGAGGGTGACCACAGCACTCAATAAAACTGTTGATGAAGGAAGCCGCGGAGCACTTTGATGAAAtagataaaaataaatcaatAACTTGCTTTAAGAAGTCACATTCGACTGAAGTTTGCTTGCAATGCTCACTGGACCAGGAGTACATCATTTCCACGGCTGCGTTGAtttcaacaaaaagtaaaggttTTTTATTTCGGTGAAGAGAGTCTGTTGAAGGTAATGAAACGCGACCAAAGTTTACCGCCACGTGCTGATGTGGAAATACACGCCATTCCCCCAACTCTTGGAGAACAAAGATGACTCCTCCACAAAGAGGTCCTTCCTGCCGGGAAGCAGACACCACATTTTCCGTATTTCCATATTCGGGTATAAAGCATGCCCCCACAAGAGACTCATTGGAAATAGGGTATCTTTGCAACACCTCAGTTTCAGAAAGGACAAACCACGGAGGGCAGAGATGCAAGAAGAAACCGCAACAGTcaaagtgaaaaggaagatTGTGTACCGTGCCACCATGTCGCAAGCATAGTTTGCGTTCGGATATTTCGGTCATTGTGAACCAACAGCATGGCGTTGAAGCTAAGTGGATTTGGGAatcatcattttcctccatatCTTCATTGTCCATACGATTCTCAAGCTGTACAGGCTCTCCTGTAGCAGCCCAGTAGTTCAGGACCCGGCCTGCATGAAACGAAGAGTAATTAGCGGAATAACGTCTCTGATTTGCCCGATCACTGAAATCCACATTCATCAATGTGATATCCTCCTCAACATGAAATTGGTGAATGTCTTGCATTCGTGGAAGGAAATATTTTGAAAACGGTCCACGAAACGGAACAATCCATGCACGCCAATAACCAGTTGAATCAGAACTAGAAGCTGGCAGCTCTATCtctgaggaggaaaaaatatcATCAAAAAACCATCCATCTTTCTCCCACACAATATGACCTGAATAAGGTGTCTCCACAGCAGAAACTGTCGAGACAGACTCAGCAGCAAGTGATGGTTTGCTTTCCAATGCTGCTACCATATTCTGATCCATTGGATTTGATCCTTTAGACAGTTGGTGAAGAAACTGCAACCCTCCTTCGGTGCGTCGGAGCTCTTTCTGAAGCAAACGAGTCCTCATACAATCAGCAATATTCAGCCGCTGTTCGCAACGAAAGAGTTGAATAATGATTGGTGTCGGTGATGCACCGAGAACCTCCGGGGGTTCCACGCCAACCTTCGTAGTAGACAACAGCAATGACTGCGCGGAACTGCTCCCCACACACCAGTCACGCATTGATGGAACAGGGTTTGCTGAAATCGTGGGGTACCTGAAATTCCCGCCATTTATATAATTCAGAAGCGTTTCTTGCATCCCTTCCGGACAGTAGTAGCAAGGCGTAGCAGACAGAGGCAAAAGGGAATTCGGCGCCACGGTGGGACATCGTGTCTCTCCTGTTCTCTTAAGAAAATCTCTCCTCTTCCGCAATACAATATACCCCCATCGCAGCATCAGTCGAGGTAGACACGGAAATGCACTCCGCAGAGCCTCCCCCAAACtatggaaggaaataaatgtCATTTACAGTGCAGAGGCCCCTTCCCCACCCTACTTGTGACAAGAACAGAACACATGCATCACACAtgcaaaagataaaaatatatacgtcGACACAAAGTACCATATTATTAACAGCGCACATAATCATGAACTCATGAACGCAGCGATATTCATATCCTGCAAGAACAAAGAATATACCCAATGAAAAGGTATCAATCATCTTTTGACTGGAACCAGGCTACTTTGATCCAACCCTATCAAACTGGTATGGGTAAAAACGTACCAGTTATTATGACACCGAGATAACACCAAGTATTTGGGTGTTGATTATTTAGCCGTTCACACCAATCACCAATGGCAGAAGTCCGTAGAGTAACTGGCAAAACCAAATCAGTTGTGTTCACGCGTAGCATATACACCATACCTTGCAACTAATAACGGTACCGATATGCCATTCACACTCACACATCCCACAGATTCTCCACGCTATCTGTCACCGCGCTTGGCACTTTCACAAGCTCCGTCTGCTTCGGCTATGCTACTTCAGTACTACTAATTGTACAAACATATTCCGTGGcgtatgcacacacacacacacgtgatAATCCTACTGAAAAGAGGCAGtgtgaagaagtaaaaacaCCGATGAAAGC
This region of Trypanosoma brucei gambiense DAL972 chromosome 10, complete sequence genomic DNA includes:
- a CDS encoding dynein light chain, putative — protein: MSDETPQEGPKSPGSDTAPAPVAADDSPETVSGQEAGSSSNAEKEAMGSSAAPAAATGPPAGAQEDHDSEEEDTAAGTGSAPDAAVDINGVPANDVKNIILQVLSPCFDDEGGEDDAQRYDHIKAHGWIQHICDGIMEKLLAMRRPYKFVVHCVIMRKSGAGIHLCSSCYYGQADGWVNHAHDLSAHVYAVVSVYWSVI